In Trifolium pratense cultivar HEN17-A07 linkage group LG7, ARS_RC_1.1, whole genome shotgun sequence, a genomic segment contains:
- the LOC123899732 gene encoding adenylate isopentenyltransferase 5, chloroplastic-like: MIIPVPATSSSACKQDLPLINFQKGLNKMESLFHNRNKDKVVVIMGATGTGKTKLAIDLAKHFQPAEIVNSDKMQVYKGLDITTNKVTEQECDGVPHHLLGVFDPNSNFSANDFCYHACSAIDSIVEKDGLPIIAGGSNSYLDALVNHCSEFRLRYECCFLWVDVSLPVLHSSLQSRVDRMIEAGQLDEVREFFDPFGDYTKGIRRAIGVPEFHDFLIAEANSADERTKKRLLEDAIDRLKINNCTLANRQVQKIRRLNGMWKRSMHRLDATETHLRRGSYASKESWEDNVLAKSLVILYNFLYGETRVRSRSVSPKDVLAAFSSSSQTLTLPAIAAATH; encoded by the coding sequence atgattATTCCAGTGCCAGCAACATCATCCTCTGCCTGCAAACAAGACCTGCCCTTAATAAATTTCCAAAAGGGACTCAACAAAATGGAATCATTATTTCATAATAGAAACAAAGATAAGGTGGTAGTGATTATGGGGGCCACAGGAACTGGAAAGACCAAATTAGCCATAGATTTGGCCAAACATTTTCAACCAGCTGAAATTGTGAATTCAGATAAAATGCAAGTTTATAAAGGTCTTGATATTACAACAAATAAGGTAACTGAACAAGAATGTGATGGGGTCCCACATCATCTTTTAGGTGTATTTGatccaaattcaaatttcaGTGCCAATGATTTTTGTTATCATGCTTGTTCAGCTATTGATTCTATTGTGGAAAAAGATGGATTGCCAATTATTGCTGGTGGTTCAAATTCATATTTAGATGCTTTAGTGAATCATTGTAGTGAGTTTAGGTTAAGGTATGAGTGTTGTTTTCTTTGGGTTGATGTTTCACTTCCTGTTCTTCATTCATCGCTTCAATCGCGTGTTGATCGTATGATTGAAGCTGGTCAGTTAGATGAAGTTCGTGAATTTTTTGACCCGTTTGGGGATTATACAAAAGGGATTCGAAGAGCTATTGGGGTGCCTGAATTTCATGATTTTCTAATAGCGGAAGCAAATTCAGCGGACGAGAGAACTAAGAAGAGACTTTTGGAAGATGCCATTGATAGGCTTAAGATTAATAATTGCACACTTGCAAATCGACAGGTTCAAAAGATTCGTCGATTAAATGGAATGTGGAAAAGGAGCATGCATCGTCTTGATGCCACTGAAACGCACCTTAGGCGTGGTTCATATGCTAGTAAGGAGTCATGGGAGGATAACGTGCTTGCAAAAAGTCTTGTGATCCTCTACAATTTTCTTTACGGGGAAACACGAGTTCGCTCTAGAAGTGTTTCACCAAAAGATGTACTTGCCGCCTTTTCTAGTTCATCGCAGACACTGACATTGCCTGCTATTGCGGCGGCGACTCATTAG
- the LOC123897246 gene encoding probable serine incorporator: MSCCLSCCASLTCGLCSSVASGISQKSARIGYCFLFGASLIVSWILREVGAPLLEKIPWIDSSDTHTKEWYQAQAVLRVSLGNFLFFIVLALIMIGVKDQNDRRDSWHHGGWTIKTVIWLLLIVLAFFIPDSVMLAYGFISKFGAGLFLLIQVLILLDCTHNWNDSWVEKDEQKWYIALLAVSIGCYIAAFTLSGVLFIWFSPSGYDCGLNVFFLSMSMILAFVFCVVALHPQVNGSLLPASVISLYCAYVCYTGLSSEPRDYECNGLNKSRAVSTSTLVLGMLTTVLSVLYSALRAGSSTTFLSPPSSPRAGESKPLLEEVEEGKSKKEEKEARPVSYSYSFFHLIFALATMYSAMLLSGWTSSSESSDLIDVGWTSVWVRIGTEWVTAGLYLWTLLAPLLLPDREFA; encoded by the exons ATGTCGTGTTGTTTATCATGTTGCGCATCTTTGACATGTGGTCTCTGTTCTTCTGTGGCATCTGGGATCTCTCAAAAATCTGCTAGAATCGGTTATTGTTTTCTCTTTGGTGCCTCTCTCATAGTTTCTTGGATTCTCAGAGAAGTTGGGGCACCCCTTTTGGAGAAAATCCCAT GGATAGATTCATCGGATACCCACACGAAGGAATGGTATCAAGCACAAGCAGTTCTTCGTGTGAGCTTGGGAAATTTCCTGTTCTTTATTGTTTTGGCTCTCATAATGATTGGTGTGAAGGACCAAAATGATAGGCGTGATTCATGGCACCATGGTGGATGGACCATAAAGACAGTGATATGGCTTTTGCTCATTGTCCTTGCATTCTTCATTCCAGATTCCGTAATGCTAGCGTATG gattcatatcgAAGTTCGGGGCTGGCTTGTTTTTATTGATTCAAGTGCTTATTTTGCTCGACTGTACCCACAATTGGAATGATTCATGGGTTGAGAAAGATGAACAAAAATG GTACATTGCTCTACTTGCTGTATCAATTGGATGCTACATTGCAGCATTTACGTTGTCAGGAGTTCTTTTTATTTGGTTCAGCCCTAGTGGATATGACTGTGGTCTCAATGTCTTCTTCCTTTCCATGTCGATGATTCTTGCTTTTGTGTTCTGTGTTGTTGCTCTGCATCCTCAG GTGAACGGAAGCTTGTTGCCTGCATCTGTGATTTCACTTTACTGTGCATATGTGTGCTACACGGGTCTTTCTAGTGAACCTCGAGATTATGAGTGCAATGGTCTCAACAAGTCCCGAGCTGTAAGCACAAGTACGCTCGTTCTTGGCATGCTAACAACGGTGCTGTCTGTGTTGTATTCTGCTCTTCGTGCAGGATCTTCAACCACATTCCTATCACCACCATCTTCACCTAGAGCAG GTGAGAGCAAACCTCTTCTTGAAGAAGTGGAAGAAGGAAAGAGCAAAAAGGAGGAAAAGGAAGCGCGACCAGTTAGCTATTCGTATTCATTCTTCCACCTAATATTTGCGCTAGCTACCATGTATTCAGCCATGCTTCTTTCTGGATGGACCAGCTCATCTGAAAGCTCAGATCTGATAGATGTTGGTTGGACATCGGTATGGGTTCGGATTGGCACAGAATGGGTTACTGCAGGGTTGTATCTGTGGACTCTCTTGGCTCCTTTGTTGCTTCCTGATCGCGAATTTGCTTAG
- the LOC123899382 gene encoding DUF21 domain-containing protein At4g14240-like isoform X1: MVNVVNALMLTRLLTRNELAGHEGIPFGSVTWFIYAGISCFLVIFAGIMSGLTLGLMSLGLVDLEILQRSGSPSEKKQAAVILPVVQKQHQLLVTLLLCNAAAMEALPIYLDKLFNQFVAIILSVTFVLFFGEVIPQAICSKYGLAVGANLVWLVRVLMIICYPVSYPVGKVLDRLLGHNEALFRRAQLKALVSIHSKEAGKGGELTHDETTIISGALDLTEKTAEEAMTPIESTFSLDVNSKLDWEAMGKVLARGHSRVPVYSGNPKNIIGLLLVKSLLTVRPETETPVSAICIRRIPRVPSDMPLYDILNEFQKGSSHMAAIVKARGKGKLPPQTNHGEKYKENKRVDADSQLTTPLLQKQDEMTESVVDIDKLSRPPNIKKLSALQYNDVTANASFTENIEDGEVIGIITLEDVFEELLQEEIVDETDEYVDVHKRIRVAAAAAASSVARAPSIRRLATQKGLGGQSKPGVSTPKRSAEEDGLNSPRFQ; encoded by the exons ATGGTGAATGTGGTGAATGCGTTAATGCTAACTCGGTTACTAACTCGTAACGAACTCGCCGGTCATGAAGGAATACCGTTCGGATCAGTAACGTGGTTCATCTACGCTGGAATTTCATGTTTTCTCGTCATCTTCGCCGGAATCATGTCTGGTTTAACCCTAGGTCTCATGTCACTCGGTCTCGTTGATCTCGAGATTCTTCAGCGTAGCGGTTCTCCCTCCGAGAAAAAGCAAGCAG CGGTTATACTTCCGGTTGTTCAAAAACAACACCAGCTTCTGGTGACTCTGCTTCTGTGTAATGCTGCTGCTATGGAG GCACTTCCGATATACTTAGACAAGTTGTTCAATCAATTTGTTGCTATCATTCTTTCTGTGACTTTCGTTCTGTTTTTTGGGGAG GTTATTCCTCAAGCAATTTGTAGTAAATATGGCCTTGCTGTCGGTGCCAACCTTGTATGGCTTGTACGAGTTTTAATGATAATCTGTTATCCAGTTTCTTATCCTGTTGGAAAG GTTCTTGATCGGCTATTAGGTCACAATGAGGCGTTATTTAGGCGAGCACAGTTAAAAGCTCTTGTTTCCATTCACAGTAAGGAG GCTGGTAAAGGGGGTGAGCTTACACATGATGAGACAACAATTATCAGTGGAGCTCTAGATTTGACTGAAAAG ACTGCTGAAGAGGCTATGACTCCTATTGAATCAACTTTTTCTTTGGATGTTAATTCAAAATTGGACTG GGAGGCAATGGGAAAAGTTCTTGCCCGTGGGCATAGCCGAGTTCCCGTCTATTCTGGAAATCCGAAAAACATTATTGGGCTTCTACTT GTCAAAAGTCTTCTCACTGTTCGGCCAGAAACGGAGACCCCTGTCAGTGCTATCTGCATCCGGAGAATCCCACG AGTTCCATCAGATATGCCACTCTATGATATACTGAATGAGTTCCAAAAAGGCAGCAGTCATATGGCTGCTATTGTGAAGGCCAGGGGGAAAGGAAAATTGCCTCCACAAACGAATCACGGTGAgaaatacaaagaaaacaaaagggTTGATGCGGATTCGCAGTTGACTACTCCGTTACTACAAAAGCAGGATGAGATGACTGAAAGTGTTGTTGACATCGACAAACTTTCAAGACCTCCAAACATTAAAAAGCTATCTGCTTTGCAATATAATGATGTCACAGCAAATGCTTCCTTTACGGAAAATATTGAAGACGGTGAAGTGATTGGTATTATCACTTTAGAAGATGTATTTGAAGAACTTCTGCAA GAGGAGATTGTGGATGAGACAGATGAATATGTCGATGTTCATAAGAG AATACGTGTGGCTGCAGCTGCAGCTGCTTCATCAGTAGCACGAGCTCCATCAATCCGAAGGTTGGCTACTCAAAAGGGACTA GGAGGCCAAAGTAAGCCAGGGGTATCTACTCCTAAGAGATCAGCAGAGGAAGATGGATTGAACTCTCCAAGGTTTCAATAA
- the LOC123899382 gene encoding DUF21 domain-containing protein At4g14240-like isoform X2: MVNVVNALMLTRLLTRNELAGHEGIPFGSVTWFIYAGISCFLVIFAGIMSGLTLGLMSLGLVDLEILQRSGSPSEKKQAAVILPVVQKQHQLLVTLLLCNAAAMEALPIYLDKLFNQFVAIILSVTFVLFFGEVIPQAICSKYGLAVGANLVWLVRVLMIICYPVSYPVGKVLDRLLGHNEALFRRAQLKALVSIHSKEAGKGGELTHDETTIISGALDLTEKTAEEAMTPIESTFSLDVNSKLDWEAMGKVLARGHSRVPVYSGNPKNIIGLLLVKSLLTVRPETETPVSAICIRRIPRVLTLESWTIYWSSIRYATL, translated from the exons ATGGTGAATGTGGTGAATGCGTTAATGCTAACTCGGTTACTAACTCGTAACGAACTCGCCGGTCATGAAGGAATACCGTTCGGATCAGTAACGTGGTTCATCTACGCTGGAATTTCATGTTTTCTCGTCATCTTCGCCGGAATCATGTCTGGTTTAACCCTAGGTCTCATGTCACTCGGTCTCGTTGATCTCGAGATTCTTCAGCGTAGCGGTTCTCCCTCCGAGAAAAAGCAAGCAG CGGTTATACTTCCGGTTGTTCAAAAACAACACCAGCTTCTGGTGACTCTGCTTCTGTGTAATGCTGCTGCTATGGAG GCACTTCCGATATACTTAGACAAGTTGTTCAATCAATTTGTTGCTATCATTCTTTCTGTGACTTTCGTTCTGTTTTTTGGGGAG GTTATTCCTCAAGCAATTTGTAGTAAATATGGCCTTGCTGTCGGTGCCAACCTTGTATGGCTTGTACGAGTTTTAATGATAATCTGTTATCCAGTTTCTTATCCTGTTGGAAAG GTTCTTGATCGGCTATTAGGTCACAATGAGGCGTTATTTAGGCGAGCACAGTTAAAAGCTCTTGTTTCCATTCACAGTAAGGAG GCTGGTAAAGGGGGTGAGCTTACACATGATGAGACAACAATTATCAGTGGAGCTCTAGATTTGACTGAAAAG ACTGCTGAAGAGGCTATGACTCCTATTGAATCAACTTTTTCTTTGGATGTTAATTCAAAATTGGACTG GGAGGCAATGGGAAAAGTTCTTGCCCGTGGGCATAGCCGAGTTCCCGTCTATTCTGGAAATCCGAAAAACATTATTGGGCTTCTACTT GTCAAAAGTCTTCTCACTGTTCGGCCAGAAACGGAGACCCCTGTCAGTGCTATCTGCATCCGGAGAATCCCACG TGTCCTTACCCTTGAATCATGGACAATATATTGG AGTTCCATCAGATATGCCACTCTATGA